The Elaeis guineensis isolate ETL-2024a chromosome 13, EG11, whole genome shotgun sequence genome includes a region encoding these proteins:
- the LOC105056558 gene encoding HVA22-like protein a, which translates to MGSGSFLKVVAKNFDVLAGPVVTLVYPLYASVKAIETKSPVDDQQWLTYWVLYSFITLFEMTFAKVIEWLPFWSYAKLIFNCWLVLPYFNGAAYVYEHFVRPVFVNHQTVNIWYFPKKRNFFSKQDDVLSAAERYIEENGPEAFEKLISKSERVSKARNNRRSILEEVEAERESKPWSENYAPIFDDDHRY; encoded by the exons ATGGGTTCGGGATCTTTCCTCAAGGTTGTAGCCAAGAACTTCGATGTTCTTGCCGG GCCGGTGGTGACACTTGTTTACCCTTT GTATGCTTCGGTCAAGGCAATAGAAACGAAATCTCCTGTTGATGATCAGCAATGGCTCACTTATTGGGTCTTGTATTCTTTTATTACTCTGTTTGAAATGACTTTTGCCAAAGTGATCGAATG GCTTCCTTTCTGGTCCTATGCAAAGCTGATCTTCAACTGCTGGTTGGTCTTACCCTACTTCAATGGTGCTGCATATGTCTATGAACATTTTGTGCGGCCGGTTTTTGTCAACCATCAAACGGTGAACATTTGGTATTTCCCAAAGAAGAGGAACTTCTTTAGTAAACAAGATGATGTTTTATCAGCTGCAGAAAGATATATTGAAGAGAACGGACCAGAAGCATTTGAAAAGCTCATAAGCAAG TCTGAGAGGGTATCAAAGGCCAGGAACAACCGCCGTTCAATTTTAGAGGAGGTGGAAGCTGAAAGAGAATCAAAGCCCTGGAGTGAAAATTATGCTCCTATCTTTGATGATGATCATCGATACTAA
- the LOC105056559 gene encoding transcription factor BHLH062, with protein sequence MVTEPPSSMKNVENTIAEQPVGRLVPNKKNTGKVPKKEHKAKREKLKRVHLNELFSELGHALEPAGQNNGKASILGDATRLLQDLVARLGSLRKENAALVSESHYVAVEKNELKDENAVLGAEIARLRNELHERMHSDTVWHSGAEVAPPTMPQPTSAALPVQQSPVGPLYVIPLHQDLHPFSDTGNIATLKPPSHVRRPHARYPTPSDSWSLELLSRHQRAAHEALHNTSTTIATFNSRKEGTDKA encoded by the exons ATGGTTACAGAGCCCCCCTCGTCGATGAAAAACGTGGAAAATACTATAGCTGAGCAACCAGTTGGCAG GTTGGTCCCCAACAAAAAGAACACAGGAAAAGTCCCAAAGAAAGAACACAAAGCAAAGAGAGAAAAGCTGAAACGTGTTCATTTAAATGAGCTCTTCTCAGAGCTGGGTCATGCTCTTG AACCAGCTGGGCAGAATAATGGCAAGGCCTCTATATTAGGTGATGCCACTCGGTTACTACAGGACCTTGTTGCACGGCTAGGATCTCTCAGGAAGGAAAATGCTGCTTTGGTGTCTGAATCTCACTAT GTTGCTGTGGAAAAGAATGAACTTAAAGATGAGAATGCTGTCCTTGGAGCTGAGATAGCGAGACTGCGAAATGAGCTACATGAGAGGATGCACTCTGATACCGTGTGGCATAGTGGAGCAGAGGTGGCTCCTCCCACTATGCCACAACCCACAAGTGCAGCACTTCCAGTGCAACAGTCTCCTGTCGGACCCCTTTATGTCATCCCCCTCCACCAAGATCTGCATCCCTTCTCAGACACTGGAAATATAGCAACTCTGAAACCCCCTTCCCATGTGAGGAGGCCACATGCCAGATATCCCACACCATCAGACTCCTGGTCACTTGAGCTCCTGTCAAGGCATCAAAGAGCAGCACATGAAGCGCTGCACAACACCAGCACCACCATCGCCACGTTTAATAGCAGGAAAGAAGGCACAGATAAAGCGTAG